Proteins encoded in a region of the Zea mays cultivar B73 chromosome 2, Zm-B73-REFERENCE-NAM-5.0, whole genome shotgun sequence genome:
- the LOC100278360 gene encoding Protein SPA, chloroplastic, translating into MATSSSSLTTLHSRFLSPTPSSPYMAALPRRRRAGARYPRIRAIDLDQNTIVAISVGVVSIAVGIGVPVFYETQIDNAAKRDNTQPCFPCSGSGAQVCRFCSGKGIVTVVLGAGETEESQCVNCEGIGSLTCTTCQGTGIQPRYLDRREFKDDD; encoded by the exons ATGGCCACTTCCTCCTCGTCGCTCACAACGCTCCACTCCCGCTTCCTCTCTCCCACCCCTTCCTCGCCCTACATGGCGGCGCTGCCCCGACGGCGAAGGGCCGGAGCGCGGTACCCTCGCATCCGGGCCATTGACCTCGACCAGAACACG ATTGTGGCCATTTCGGTGGGCGTCGTCAGCATCGCCGTGGGAATAGGTGTCCCTGTGTTCTACGAGACTCAAATCGACAATGCC GCCAAGAGGGATAATACACAGCCATGCTTCCCCTGCAGTGGTTCTGGCGCGC AGGTATGCAGGTTTTGCAGTGGAAAGGGCATTGTTACTGTAGTACTTGGTGCAGGCGAGACTGAAGAATCGCAGTGTGTCAACTGCGAGGGCATCGGCTCTTTGACATGCACTACATGCCAAGGCACCGGAATCCAACCACGCTATCTTGACCGCAG GGAGTTCAAGGATGACGATTGA